One window of Terriglobia bacterium genomic DNA carries:
- a CDS encoding ATP-binding cassette domain-containing protein, translating into MDLEVAEGSVFGLIGPNGAGKTTTIKTFMNLLKPTLGQCEVLGIHSRKLDAGFRIRRFPLPKTSRQLNVFLPH; encoded by the coding sequence TTGGACCTCGAAGTCGCCGAAGGCAGCGTGTTCGGTCTAATCGGACCGAATGGCGCCGGCAAGACGACCACAATCAAGACCTTCATGAACCTGCTCAAGCCCACGTTGGGACAATGCGAGGTGCTTGGCATCCACTCGCGAAAGCTCGATGCCGGATTTCGTATTCGCCGTTTCCCTCTGCCAAAGACGTCACGACAATTGAATGTGTTTCTGCCGCACTGA
- a CDS encoding DUF5777 family beta-barrel protein, translated as MTRWICVTVFLLSCSPAFAMPEFLQLYRTDPFRNPAVDGCITCHMSPEGGDARNTFGQAFESGGEMITPMLRAQFPDRFVYPMSKVSDSVTVYFSDPNNQQMVMETGGVKCLIDITKRSVNGAAASAPAAAAALSAPASAPAPAKEIPVDTYAHEGAFFGSNVVNLPDGKPQKKGGWDFWVGHRFTTDIKAAGASGLLGFDFPAVVAFGVRVGVTDQISVTVLRTAFSKTISLSTAIQLTRQNEEMPVTLQFRGGVDGQHNFGLYDPTPTTPRQYSPFLQMVGTRTFKDRVSVTASPTFAFNTRNESLGDNLPALGFGFNHNNTISLGLGAGVRVLPTVSVVGEYIPRLWGFLGEDRDKPGVSTNRSGVSFGLQKSTFRHTFELVVSRQLQMTPVQVALQGGTRFMLGFNIYRKIK; from the coding sequence ATGACTCGATGGATTTGTGTAACAGTGTTTCTGTTGTCGTGCAGTCCGGCATTCGCGATGCCGGAATTTTTACAGCTTTATCGAACTGACCCGTTTCGCAATCCCGCCGTCGACGGCTGTATCACCTGCCACATGAGTCCCGAAGGCGGCGATGCGCGAAACACGTTCGGCCAGGCCTTCGAGAGTGGCGGCGAAATGATCACGCCGATGTTGCGCGCTCAATTTCCGGACCGCTTCGTTTATCCCATGTCCAAGGTGAGCGATAGCGTTACGGTTTATTTCTCCGACCCGAACAATCAGCAGATGGTGATGGAAACCGGGGGTGTGAAGTGTCTCATCGACATTACGAAGCGATCCGTTAACGGTGCGGCGGCATCTGCGCCGGCCGCCGCGGCTGCGCTGTCAGCTCCGGCTTCCGCTCCGGCGCCCGCAAAAGAAATTCCAGTGGATACTTACGCGCACGAAGGCGCCTTCTTCGGATCGAACGTCGTCAATCTTCCTGATGGTAAACCTCAGAAGAAGGGTGGATGGGACTTCTGGGTCGGTCACCGGTTCACTACGGATATCAAGGCAGCTGGAGCCAGCGGTCTGCTCGGTTTCGACTTTCCGGCAGTCGTTGCATTCGGCGTCAGGGTCGGCGTTACCGATCAGATCAGCGTCACGGTGCTGCGAACGGCATTCAGCAAGACCATCTCGCTGAGCACCGCGATTCAACTGACCCGCCAGAACGAGGAGATGCCGGTGACGCTGCAATTCAGGGGCGGAGTCGACGGACAGCATAACTTCGGCCTGTACGATCCGACTCCGACGACACCGCGGCAGTACTCACCGTTTCTTCAAATGGTGGGCACCCGGACCTTCAAGGATCGCGTGTCGGTTACCGCGAGCCCGACATTTGCGTTCAATACCAGAAACGAGTCGTTGGGGGATAACCTTCCCGCTCTCGGGTTCGGTTTTAACCACAACAACACGATTTCGCTGGGTCTCGGCGCCGGCGTCCGCGTCCTGCCGACGGTCTCAGTTGTCGGCGAATATATCCCGCGGCTGTGGGGATTCCTCGGAGAAGACCGCGATAAACCCGGAGTCTCGACAAACCGTTCCGGTGTGTCCTTCGGCCTGCAGAAATCCACCTTCCGGCACACCTTCGAACTCGTGGTTTCCCGCCAGTTGCAGATGACCCCCGTGCAGGTTGCCCTTCAGGGCGGCACCCGGTTCATGCTCGGCTTCAACATTTACAGGAAGATTAAATGA
- a CDS encoding type II toxin-antitoxin system VapC family toxin — MKALDTNILARYLRDDDVVQAKRAAHFIQRAVRLGEPLYLNHVVLCELAWILTSVYDHSKEEIISMMENILLTGQFEFEDKQSIEFALEDYRRTRADLADCLIGRRNSQLGCKATLTFDRRLKGIAAFEVI; from the coding sequence GTGAAAGCGCTGGACACCAATATTCTGGCCAGATACCTACGGGACGACGACGTTGTTCAAGCGAAGAGAGCCGCCCATTTTATCCAGCGCGCTGTCAGGCTTGGTGAACCCCTGTATCTCAATCATGTGGTTCTGTGCGAACTCGCATGGATACTCACATCCGTTTATGACCATTCGAAAGAAGAGATCATCAGCATGATGGAGAACATCCTGCTAACGGGACAATTCGAGTTCGAAGATAAGCAGTCCATCGAGTTTGCGCTCGAGGACTATAGAAGGACGAGAGCCGATCTTGCGGACTGCCTGATCGGCCGCAGAAACTCCCAACTTGGCTGCAAAGCCACGCTCACGTTCGACCGTCGCCTCAAAGGCATCGCCGCATTCGAAGTGATCTAG
- a CDS encoding type II toxin-antitoxin system PrlF family antitoxin, with amino-acid sequence MPTATLTSKGQTTIPREVREFLKVKSGDKLEFKINESDKTVSLKAVNINVSDLKGLLNRSGMKPYNPAERKLAFKARARRK; translated from the coding sequence ATGCCGACTGCCACACTGACCAGCAAGGGACAAACCACCATCCCTCGTGAAGTGCGCGAGTTTCTAAAAGTGAAATCCGGCGATAAGCTGGAATTCAAGATTAACGAAAGCGATAAGACCGTCAGTCTTAAAGCGGTGAATATTAACGTGTCCGACCTGAAGGGCCTGCTTAATCGGAGCGGTATGAAACCATATAATCCTGCCGAACGGAAACTCGCTTTTAAAGCGCGAGCCCGCCGCAAGTGA